CAACACACAGCTCCAACTTCCTCTCAGTATCAACCAGCTGACAGCTGCGAAACACTTTCTACGAGACACTCAACAGCCCCCCCGCCCGGGTGCCCGCCTTCAGCCTAAACGACGCCTCTGATTGGATGACGACGCGAGCGACACCCCCCGCTATTGGCTGCTTGGGCTGTCGGTCTCCAGGCCGATAGCTAGCCAGGGGAACAGCGACTGATAAGGCTTTCCGTCGCCCGGACGTTAAAAGCTTCCCCCGGCGGAGCGGCGGAGCGGGGGGAAGCTCCAGGCTGGCGCGAAGCAGGCCGGAGAGGTCCGCTAACTCACCTGCTAACGTGTTTTTCTGTCGCTCGCTGAGAAATCCGCCATAAAGCGACGCGCACTCAACTTTCACAAGTTGATCAGGAGACTCTGCCCCACCTAGTACCCGTACTCGGCCGAAGACTGTCTACGTCCGAGCGGAGGGGTCACTCTGTCGCTGAAAAATGGCGCCGCCAGCGTAGCCGCGACCAAGGCGACTTACTCAGCTTACTCAGTCAGGGGCAACGCTCCCCACACGATCCGGTTCAAGGTCGACTTACACCAGGCGTCGGGGGACGTGCGGTACAGCACGCGGCTCCCCGCTACTCGCGTTGGCTGCAGCTCGCGGACTGGCGAACCCGGGAAAAGCGCGGAGTGATACATCCCACCCTTTAGCTCCTCTCAGGGCGAGGCGGCCGATGTTAACAGGATATGATGTCACGGAATTCCTCGTAGTTCTCCCaagaatgtatttatttatctcttaatatatattatttttaaaaaataaaaatattctttattcTTATCATTGGTGGCATTTTTTGTGCTGTAGCGTCTGCAGTGTTTTCTTCACGTTTCCTACTCTGTCGGTTTCTGGAGCGAACAGAAGTGAATCCTGCAGCGAACAGACACTAACGCGTCCATGCTCTGTTACTAACAACGGACTCAGTAGCGGCCCAAACTTTTTCTACATGGCATCGATACCGTTtgagttttttctgtttcttaagTCTGTGGAAATACGTTTGTAACACAGTAtgtgcagaaaataaataaatataaagtgaACGGTAAACATTTCAgttggtgattattttttttacaagtctaaaataagtaaaatgtcTTGTCCGACCAAACTCACAGGGattcagtttaatttgatttataaaagaaagagaaaaaaaagtagcaaaatAAGTATGCAAAATGTAGTAAAACCTtcttaggatttttttttttaattaaatacagctattttcagaggttttatatatatatatataaagctcATCTGCAGCTACCTTACAGGCATGCAATTCCCATATTCGGAACAAAGATGGCGCTATTTCATTACTTTGTCCAGCGCTGGTCCCTGACTGGTCACAGCCTCGTCGCTTTAAACGCTGGTTGTGATGAGGTAAAAACATCTACATTGAACTTCCCCGAATGTCCCTTTAAATGACCCGTGAGCAGACACGACGCTAGGAAACGATGTTTTGTCCTGTAGCATCATTTTATAGACATTTCCCCGAATGAAGACTGACACGTTCATTACCTGTGGAAAGTTTAAGAATTCAGATTTTGCAGATttgctccaaaaaaacaaaacaaaacacgtgTTATTAATCTATCATGTCAGAATAAGTCAAATCCGACTCTTGTGATTTCAGTAAAAACAGGGTCATGTGAGGGGAAGAGGCAGACGTGACCTGTTTTTACACTTCGTGTTGCTTTGCCTTATGATAATCGCCAGctgagaggtcaaaggtcacctcGGCTCTGTCTCTTGCtacagggctgctgctgctgctgctggatgtctCGGGCTGTGAGGAGCTGATTTGGTTTGGAGGTTTTTACTAACAAATGCCGTCGTCCGGGTCGCTCGTCAGTCCAGGCTGTTGCGGACTGTGTTGAATTTGACTAGTAAGGCTCGGGTTGTTTCCATACCCGCATGTctatttggggggggggcacacggCCGGCAGCACGCAGGCACCGGGGCGCACCGACGCCTGTGTTTAGGAACGACGTGTTCAGCGCGACGTTCTGCTGTCCGCATACTTTGGGCCACGtctggacacacaaatacaaacgtTTCGTCCGCGTCGCAACAGCCCGTGTGAGCTCGGCGCGACCCCAGAGAGAAGCCACCGCGGCTGCGCTTGTGTCAGAGAGGCCCCGTGTAAAACACAAGAGCCCGGGAACAGAACACATCCCACGAGGCGAGAATGAAAGGGGTCGGGACCAGCCTTAGAGCCTCCGGTAAACTGTTGGGAAACCGTAGGGTATGAATGAAACTTCCCCGATTTACACGGTCTAAGAATGATGCCCTCCACTCGGGCACTTCTGTTCTCTGCCCCTCTACGTTCGATTCGTCCTGCCCACAGTTTCGCACGTGAATATTTTACGAACAAAACGCACGACAGCTCGATACGGATCCGAGATTCCGGAGTCAATGCAGTGAAGTTGGCTCCATCTGGAGCGGCCTCAGCAACAGTAGCGAAGTAATATTTACATAGATGTAACTCTGACGGGTGTCATCGTGCTGCACAATGaggtttttaacttttaacactAGAAGGACTTTTTCCTGAGGAGACGCCTGTAGTTTTACTTGAGCCAGATTCTCAGGGCGCTGCTCGGACTGGATCTGGGTACGGTCCTACCGGCTGATacaggatctgaatacttcttccactgctGACAACCACTAAGATCTTTGAATAGTTCTGTCTCTGACTGCAGAACAGTCTCCTTCAGTGGTACTCTGAAGAAACTGCAGGTTTAACTCACTGGTCATAAAAgcatttattactttttccaAGTCTGCTCCTATAAAGTCACCGCAGGAATATTATCTGGGATTAAAGTGGAATATTAATCCCTTTAGGAATAATTCAGTGATTTCTCCTTGGGGACCATTAATAACAcgccccctccctccctccctccctcctcctctctctccctcctcctctctctccctctcctcattgGCCGCGCCCACCTGAttctggacccccccccccgtataTAAAAAAGTTTTCGGTGTGTGGCGGCTCCCGAGCCTCAGACGCCAGAATGGAAACGCTCCTCGGTGCGCTCACTGGCacacctccctctcctcctcctcctcctcatcttcttcttcttcttaattGCGCATCTGCACTCCGGCTACGCCACAGTGGGAGTCACGACCAAGAACGTTTGAACTATAtttagagaataaaaaaagtgaggatgatgatgatgatgatgatgatggtgatggtgatgatgatgatgatgatgatgatgagccctctgtgtctgtggacCAAGAAAATGATGGAttgaactttaaaaatgttcaagGAGGATTTGGATTCAGTTCTTCTCGGCTTGTGGAATATGATGCAGGGAGGTTTTCAGCGGGGCCGATGCTGATTAATGAAACCATGACACATGTTCTGCTTCTGACAGAGGTGATGCTTTGCGTGTGAAGCTGCTCCAAACTCCAACGCTCAGAGCCCCCAAAAACAGGAATCAAGAGGACTCCGCTTCCCGTTTTTGACAGGCTGTTGACAATGACCAAAGACATCCATacaatgatgaaataaaaaagatttctCACGCACACATCTCCGGCCGATTGGAAATAAATTGCACCGACTGCCATCCAAGTGCGTCAGACCTGAGCGGACCGCCGTTACGCATGGAGACAGCTCGGGACTGAGAGGATTTTCTTTACCTGTTCACActtcattttatgattttaactctgacaaaagaggaaaaaaaagttgttctACTCCTcctcaaacagaaaatgagtaGCTGTCTTTTCCGACTGGCACTCCTCGTGGCTTGCGTCCTCTCCATCCGCTGCACCGCTGCGCCCGGGACCGAGGCGGAGGCGCACACGGCGCCCAGGGATACCTGCGCGTCCTGCGGCATCGCTCAGCCGGAGGACCCCGAGTCGGGCCGGCTGAACGTGGACTTCCTAGAGGCGGTAAAGAGGCACATCCTGAGCAGGCTACAGATGCGGGAGAGGCCCAACATCACGCACCCGGTCCCGAAGGCGGCCATGGTGACGGCGCTGCGGAAGCTCCACGCCGGGAAGCTGCGGGAGGACGGGAGGGTGGAGATCCCCAACCTGGACGGGCACCCGATGAGCAACGAGGTGCTGGAGGAGAGCTCGGAGATCATCAGCTTTGCGGAGAAAGGTGCGTGATGGAGACGAGCTGCACATTTTCAGGCTTGAATCTGAGTTTTTCTGAGAAGGAGCcacaaaaaatgagaaagttCCACCTGATTTCAATGcaattttacacttttcactAATTTTCCCAAAACAAACCCCAGTGAGACAGATCAGTGTGAACTTTTTCCAacaagatgcaaaaaaaaccaaaaacactcaGATTTTCATTTAGACAAATTTGAAATTCTTGTGGATAGCATCATGTTGGCAGAGTTCTGCTGCGGCTGTACAAAGAATACGAGGTGAAACATGCTTTGTCTCTGCAACAAGCCAACGCATCCTGCAGGGACAGAAGAGCTGAGAGGATCTgacatagagagaaaaaaatccctccaTTCAGTTAGTTTTTGAAGAGTGAGaaacacagctgaggctgaagaTCATGTCACAGGTGCTGCTTTTAATCCGAAACCTCAAATctcacccccccaaaaaaaagaaaacatcctcTTATCatccactgaaacacacagcatCCGGACTGAAGAATGGCTTCAGCCTCTCGGTGCAAAACTTCAATTCAGCATGACTTTGGTTTGACTGAATTCTAACAACAAGCTGTGAGTTTCTAGAGTTTGAAGTGGCTTCACGAGACTCGGCAGAgggtttaacacacacacatttacagcacATTCGTCTTCATTAAACTCAGTATGTGAGATATTTGATACATGTCGTTGGTGAATCAGGGACACGCGCTGAACACCGGCCAACTCTGCTgcgctgtgcgtgtgtgtgtctttgtatacTGACTGAATGAGAAACAGCCCGGAGAACATGCTGATGTTGAACAGATGTTGATGCAAAAGGCCTGAAAACCcgcaaaaataaaagcagagacCATCTGTAGGTGCTACCTGCCTTGTTTTGTGAAGCTGAAAGCTTATTATCTTTCCGTTAACGGTTTCTGAAGAGGTTCTAACACTATCTTTTTTTAACTCCGTCTTCTTTTGCACGTTGTCTATTAAACCTACTGTGGGTGTTCATCATATTTTGGCTGTTCCCACCGTAAACACCTCTGTTGGCCCCCTAAAGTCGGGCACATGCCTCATGTAACAAGTGCTGATTTTGTCTAAATTAAAgtctgtcgctttctgcagtGATAAGACGTTAAGACATACGTTAAAAGTTGTGGTTTTGCAGGTCTTTATGTCTgtcaacaaagaaaaaggatgTTATCATCTAAAAGGTGgatcaaaaaaatgtcaaattttgaTTGCAGTGTGGTGAATTGAGAGCTTATGCACAACCTAATTAGATTTTGGGGTTTCGTTCTTTAGAGGTTGGACTTTTACGCATGAACTACTCTGCTGCATTCATGTGCTCGCGGAACGTTTGGACATCTGGGACTTCTGGCTTCCACCccagtgttgtgttcactttCCTAGAAAACCCATCCTCACACAAACATAAGCTCCGGTGGCTTTGCTCTGTGTCGGCGGAGGTTTGCTCCCTGCTGAGAGCCTTTTAGTTTCCgatgtttctctctgtggcCGCTGTGTTGCAGACCTTCCACCTTGGCGCCGTCAGTTGGCTGCGTTACCGGCACTGAGCAGCTGCCAATGGGGGACATGGAGCGACAACAAGGCTCAGAGGAACGATTTAACTCAGGGGCGGTTGAAAGGAGCAGGGCTGAAAATGATCAACGACGCCACCTGCTTCGCCCACGTGTGTCCGTCCGCTCGCCTCTGAAAGCGACCGAACTCTACGGAAACATCTGCTTTCCACATCAACAACTCGCTGCATCGCGTCGGCACTCGGGACTGTTATTCtgaacctgtgtgtgttcattatgTCATACGTATCAGAGTCGTTTATCCCTGTTTATGTTGTAGTATTTgagcttttctgtgtctgtcattgtctttgtgtgtgtgattgatgtTTTCTCAACCGTGTGTGTTTCCACGAGTGTCTGCGTCGGCATTTACATGCATCTATATCCaggattttgtgtgtttctgtgtgtgtgtgacatgacAGGGTTGTGTTGAATCAGTCCCCTCAGTATAAGGTCAGAGCTTTTGTGTTGGCCGTCGTGCAGCCTGAATGCAGATTGACGGGCTGAACCCTGCAGCCAGGCAGCCCATTAgaattcactgtgtgtttgtgtgtgtgtgtgtgtgtgtgtgtgtgtgtgtgtgtgtgtgtgtgtgtgtgtgtgtgtgagagagagctaACTACAGGCCCTATATGAAAAAACACCGTGGCTCGAGTGCATGGTGTTGGTTTGTTAGTTTACTGCGAAAACGTTTTAGGTGTCACAGTTTGGAATCAAAGGCCGACTTTTCATAAATGCAATTTCTTTGCAACGTTCGGGAAAATCGGAAAAAATCAAGAACTGGATTTGTGTCAATGTCTCTAGTTAGATTGTGTTTGTGAGCCgactgctgttgttgttttcaggaCTTCCATACATGGAAATTTTCTGACAGCTATACCAGAAGCAGccatgtgtatgtttttaacaGTGGGATGTAAACTCCCACTGTTAAAAacctttgtaaaaacaaaaggtcACGACCTCAGGGTCCTCAAAGGTAACTACGGCCCTGGTTGTGACGAAACTTTGTCTTCTAGCTTTTTTTCCAATGGtgttgaaatgcagaaaaaaaaagaaaatcattcactaattttaaaaaagagaaggagCTGGAGTGTTTGGCCATTGGAATGCCAAGGATATCATGTTCTTAACTTCCCCCCAATTGCATTGTGGTAGCAGTGGCCTAAAAACCAGAAGAATCAGCATTTTTGTAGCCACAGATTTCCAGTGAAGATTCATGCAAACCAACAAGGTTTGTTCTATGACATAAAATAGAAGAAGGCAGAGAGGTTTCAAAATGAGGTGGTTGTTGGCAAAAGCTGTATGGCCTTAAAGCTTATTTTAGCCTAAATTTAGTCATTTACTTCATTATTAGAAATGAATTCTGGGAAGCTATGGCCATGTTGCACAGTCGCGGTATTTCTGCAGCACAGTGTGGTTTATTTATCCGTCTGTTATTTTGTTGAGAGAAGTCgagtatttaaatatttgcctAATGTAATGTCGAGCCTTTTAGAACACCTGTTGTCTTTCTTTTGCAATGCACAATGATCACTTTATTTTAGTGGACACTTACTGACTACTTAGTAGAAATTACAAAATGGTTTTTGTTTAGCAGCTGGATGTTATCAGACTGTCCTTGGTCGTCTCCCTGCTCCTTGTCTCCACctcattttgtctttgagtTTATCTTGTCCTGGAGTTCATGTGAAGAATCAACCATCTCCTCATTACCATCTCAGACAATGCAGCTGGTCGTCTGTGACAAATGAATTCCCTCTCAAACCGTCACTTAAGTATCCTCCTCGATCTCATTGTAAGGCGGCCACTCCCCAACAGCGGCAAACACATTCAGGGGTCTTAAAAAGACTCCTCCTGCGACAGAGCATTTGTTTATATCTACATTACAGGCGTTTTAGCTGTAGCTTTGATCTCTGCGGTTTAGAGTAAGTGAGCAAGTCAAGGTTTTAGCAGTTTGATAGAACATGTGGTGACAGATACATACCACCCATGAAATCTGCACCTGCAGCTCAGCTTAACCTTTGTTTGCCTTTCGTAGGCACTGTATCGTTCTTGATTTTTATGCTGCCTGGATGACAGCAGTGCTCTAATGTGCAGACCCATTGTGTAGCAGTGTGTGATCTAACGTTCGCGCTGCTGAGTAATGAAGATTACCCCGTCTCGTGATTGATGAGGTAACGCATGCGGTGGCTCGCTAAAAAAGGCAACAAAGTCTGCTCCCCCTGGAAGTTGGAATAATctctgacattttcatattgtCTTTATGTGCACTGACGCAACCTGCTTCACGAAAGCTTTTACAACGTCTGCTTGGTCTTGTCCTGGTAAGAACCCTCCGGTGCACCGGGTGCGTTCTGATTCGCAACTGTTCAACCATGAAATCTCAAGTTCATCCACTGGACTCTCTGTCCTCTTACGCTCTGATTTCTCCCTAACTGTCAATATCAATTTCTCCCGGCCGGCTTCGCTCGGAGTTCAGGAGGTTCAGCCCTGATGAAAGGCTCTAATCTTATTCACCTGACGGCCGTCAATCATCTTCTCCGCGTGTTCTTCGGTCCCTGTAGCTCCGGTGCTGCATGGTTTAAAAAGCAGGACGTGATGTTGACGGTGAGATGTGTGGTCCTCCAAaggaacatttaaaattaaatttctggTTTGATGAACGCTGTGTAAGCATCTCATGATAAAGTACcgtaaaatgtaaaacacagtaGATTAAGGAGACCACTGCTTCAACTCCACAGTGTGGAGAGTCCTGTTTCATTCCGCCATCAATTACCCAGGAGTACTCTCAGGATATTTACATGTCTCCGCTCAAGATCAAAACTTTATCCATCCTTAATGGGAGCACTGGCTTGCAGGAAAGCACACAGTGAAACCCACAAGAGCAGTAAGTGAGgacataaaatgcaaatacatatGGAGCAGTCCGGATAAAAACAATCTTGTCTTTTTGCTTTAGTTCAAGCACTTTTAACATTCATTAGTTGCGGAAAAGTTTCAAGGGAAACAGGAGTGGGGTAATCTGTATAAACGTATCTCTGACTTTATtatggaaacactgaaagatgttgaatgaatttcaaattgttatttttgttgctaAGGGGTTTGAACCCCTCAGCTGCCCTGCTTCCAAACCTTTCATTCGTTCCACACATGAACTGATGGTTAGCAAATAAAAAGCCTCTGACCATTTGCAGTCTGTTGCAGAAGCAGCCGCGGCTTCTGAGAACCGGCTAATGTCatgtaaatgatttttcttgCGTCTTCATTCTTCCAGTTTGTTGCTGCATTTCCTGCGCTGCCTGGCCCTGCAACATGCTCTCAGGCCTCATTGTGAAGACAGTTAGGCTCCATAAGATCTCATTTTCAGGCAGCATTCAACGCTAAGCCTTTGAACCTTTGTGCACCGCTCTCTTAACACCCCCTCCCCCCTTCTTCTCATATCTGGGCCGACTTGGAGGCCAAGTGGCCCTGCGCCCAACGCCCTCCTGTCACAGTCCACAGGATCTGTGCCACCCCGAACTGAGGGGAGGCCAGGGGCGGTGTCCTCACTTTAAGCTGTTCCCAAAATTCACCCCCTCCTCCAGTGCTCAGTCCCCTTTGGTTTCcaaaattatgcaaatgagGAAGCGCTGATATAATTGTCTATCttgatttcagtctttggtGACGTCTTCCAAATTACAGTGCTCTCAAAAGCCATTAAGAATACGTggtagagatttttttttttttttaaacagacttttgaatagtaactttatcattaatCAGtccctctgctgtgtttttgttcctcAGATGACATGGTGACATCTAAGTCCAGCCTGTTCTTCCTGATCTCCAGTGAGGGGAACCAGAACCTGTACGTGACGCAGGCCACCCTCTGGCTCTACTTCAAGCTGCTCCCATCTCCTGCTGAGGTGCGTCCAAGGCGGAAGGTGACGGTGAAGGTGTACTACCAGGAGCCTGGCCTTGGCAGCAAGTGGAATCTGGTGGAGAAACGGGTGGAGCTGAAGCGCAGCGGCTGGCACACCTTCGTGCTGACTGATGCTGTCCGGTTGGTGTTCGAGAAGGGCGACCGGCGGCAGAACCTGGACGTGCGCTGCGAAGGCTGTGAGGCGGACAGCGTCATACCCATCCTGCTCAACCACAATGACGAGTCCCACCGGCCCTTCCTGGTGGTGCAAGCGCGGCAAGCTGACAACAAACACCGCATCCGTAAGAGGGGGCTGGAGTGCGATGACAACAGCAACTTGTGCTGCCGCCGGCAATTCTACATAGACTTCCGGCTCATCGGCTGGAACGACTGGATCATTGCGCCGTCAGGCTACTTTGGGAACTACTGCGAGGGGAACTGTCCGGCCTACATGGCAGGCGTCCCTGGTTCGGCCTCATCCTTTCACACAGCTGTGGTGAACCAGTACCGCATGCGGGGGATGAGTCCGGGCTCCATGAACTCCTGCTGCATTCCCACCAAGCTCAGCACCATGTCCATGCTCTACTTTGACAACGAGTACAACATTGTCAAGCGGGACGTTCCCAACATGATAGTGGAGGAGTGTGGCTGTGCTTGAGTATCTTTTATTCGTGTTTATTTAAGGTGGAACTGAAGAACTTAACTGTAAACAGATTCACAATATTACAACAAAAAttgaatataaaaacagaatatttatgGACGATGGAAAaatcatgtgcacacacaaccTCATCCACACATATCTAAACACCCTCATGTATGCCTGCACAAAacttgtatatatatttatgtttgtttacatattttgttatattCTCTGATGGAAGACTGTTTCTGTCTAGAAATGATTCAGTCTCCTTCAAAGGGACGTGAAGAGTTCGCTTCCAAGTCTTTAAGTCTTAAGTCTTTAAGTCTTTAAGTATCGACTTTGGAAAACAATCAATATCTGAAGTTCTTCATTAAATCTCTCTAGGATAGTGAGGATCTGGTTTGATAAA
This genomic interval from Xiphias gladius isolate SHS-SW01 ecotype Sanya breed wild chromosome 13, ASM1685928v1, whole genome shotgun sequence contains the following:
- the LOC120797909 gene encoding inhibin beta B chain-like; the protein is MILTLTKEEKKVVLLLLKQKMSSCLFRLALLVACVLSIRCTAAPGTEAEAHTAPRDTCASCGIAQPEDPESGRLNVDFLEAVKRHILSRLQMRERPNITHPVPKAAMVTALRKLHAGKLREDGRVEIPNLDGHPMSNEVLEESSEIISFAEKDDMVTSKSSLFFLISSEGNQNLYVTQATLWLYFKLLPSPAEVRPRRKVTVKVYYQEPGLGSKWNLVEKRVELKRSGWHTFVLTDAVRLVFEKGDRRQNLDVRCEGCEADSVIPILLNHNDESHRPFLVVQARQADNKHRIRKRGLECDDNSNLCCRRQFYIDFRLIGWNDWIIAPSGYFGNYCEGNCPAYMAGVPGSASSFHTAVVNQYRMRGMSPGSMNSCCIPTKLSTMSMLYFDNEYNIVKRDVPNMIVEECGCA